The Desmodus rotundus isolate HL8 chromosome 13, HLdesRot8A.1, whole genome shotgun sequence sequence TTCTAAGGGAGACTATTAAGTCTCACCCCGTTCTGTAGAAACTTCTTCTACATCAATTCCACATACCATTTTCCTCAGCAAAGCCATTGGGCTTACAAAGCACAGAAGAACCAGCTGTTCCTCGTCCTTGTTTTTATCACTCTGCCTCTCACTGAGGATGAGCTCAGTGGTCTTGTTATATAGCTTTGAATTCAGTCTCTGCTCACGAAGAGTGTGCAGCATTCGGGGatagggtgggggtggcaggtcCTGGAGCCCAGGTCTGTTGCTTCCCTACAGACTGACCGGCACCCCCAaggcccctgctctgccctgcactcTGGGTCCCGCACCtgtgcctggcctctggaatgTCTCTTGTCCCCCTCCTGAAGCACGTACCGAGCACTGCAGGCCTGAAGCCCAGTGGAGAGTGCCCTTAGGGTGGCCGAGTCTACAGAAAAGCATCCAAGTGCACCAAATATTTCTGATTCCCCGTGGGTGCCCCGGAATGGCTTGTGCTACCctgaaagggatggaaaaggtGTTACTAGCTGTGTAAGCACCTTCCAAGTTTTCTGCCATAGCTCAAAGCCCGGGACCCACTATGGCCTGCAAGAGAGACCTGCACAGTTGTCTGaggccctccctgagcctctctAAATCTTCACTGTACCCTCATCCACCCAAGAAATGCTCATGCTGCATTGCAAGCCATGGAGAAAGAGACCCACCCTCCTGATCCAGCAACTGCTGCATTTTCTAGGTGTCCAGACAGGCCTATGAAAGGCTTCCGCAGGCCTGTGATGGCCCCGGCTGGTCTGCCATGGAGGGCGGGAGGCCGGCCGGGAGGTGGTGGCTGCTGTAATGCTGGGGTGCCCAATGGGTGTAACGGGTGCTGTGACACACTTGCGGtcaaagagtgtgtgtgtgtcactacAGATGTAACTACAGGAGCAAAGGGTTGGAGACCCGAATTTCTCCAGAGTGACCTACGTTTATGGGGTTCGCTGTGGATTTTTTCTTTATGGCTCAAGCTTGTCTATATTATTTGCTTCTCACCTAAAATCTGATCAGATCGACAATAAAACTGATTTCACTTGGatcaatcattttgaaaaatagatgTCTTACAGGACATCTTAATGAGGACATCTTATCGATTTCATTAGGTTCCCACGAACAAGGTGGCTTAGAAGAAATTTATCCCCTTACAGTCGGACACTGGAAGTCCAAACCAAGGTGCCAGTCGGGCCACATTCCATCCGAAGACTTCCGGGGGAATCCTGGTCTCACGCTGCTGGTCGCTGTTGACGTTCCCTGCCACAGGACAGCAAACTCCAGTCACCAGCTCCGGCATCAAAGGCCAGCCTCGCCGGGGTTCTAAGTCtcaaatctctttctctttccctgataAGAATAACTGTATTAGGATCCCAGGTTGTGCTTGAATTCGGGATAATCTCTTCTTGAGGTCCTTAAGTCAATGATATCTGAAAGGCGTTCCTTTGCCTCCCGGGGATGGAGGCGTGGCCACACCCTAGTGATTCATGGGGGGGCAGTTTATTGGTGGGTCGACCTTGGGCCAGGCCTTAAAAGGGCAGAGGGGCCAGCCTCACCCTTCATTGCAAGACCTGCTAGGCCTTGTAAGCTTCGCTCTGCAGCGGGAGCTTTCAGGTGGCAAACCTCATGAAGATTGTCTGCGGAGGCATGGAGGCTGCATCTCTGGACCGAGCAGAAGAGTCTCAGCTCAACGTCTCTCCAACACTCAACCCTGCTGGGTCCAACGCAGGTGCAGCCGAAGCCCGCCCGGGACGCCTCCGCTCGGAGAACCCATCGCTGCCGCCGCCCCAGATAGTGCGCGCCCTGCGTGATGCGCTGGCTCCCACCCAGAACGGCCCGACGTGGAAGACACCCTATGGGGTCGGAGCTGGGCTGTGGAACCTGGGGAACACATGCTACGTGAATGCGGCCCTGCAGTGCCTGACCCACACCCCGCCGCTGGCCCGCTACCTGCTGTCCCGGCGGCACTCGGAGACCTGTCTGAAGCCCACGTCCTGCGTCCTGTGTTCCATGCAAGTTCACGTGAGTCGGGCCCTCCTGCATCCCGGAGACGCGATCCAGCCCCCGGAGGAGCTGCTTGCCGGCTTCCACACACACCAGCAAGAAGATGCCCACGAGTATCTCATGTTCACCATGGACGCTATGCAGCAAGCCTGTCTGCGTGAGCTTGGGCAGCTGGCCGGGCCCTCCGCGGACGCCACCCTGATCCGTCAGATATTCGGAGGGTACTGGAGATCTCAGATCCAGTGTCTCAGCTGCCACAGCGTGTCTGACACCCTGGACCCGTACCTGGACGTTGCCCTGGATATCCAGGGGGCTCGGAGTGTGACCCAAGCCTTGGAGCTCCTGGTGACACCCGAAAAGCTGGACGGTGACAATTGCTATCAGTGCAGCGTTTGCCTCAAGAAGGTGCCTGCTTCCAAGACCTTGACTTTGCACACTGTCTCCAAGGTCCTTATCCTGGCCTTGAAACGGTTCTCGCATTTCACAGGCAGGAAGACGGAGAAGGTCGTGGACTATCCTGAGCGCCTGGACCTGCAGCCGTACCTGTCTCAGCCGAACTCAGGACCCCTTGTGTACGAGCTCTATGCCGTGCTGGTCCACGCTGGGCGGTCCTGTCACAGCGGACATTACTTCTGTTTCGTGAAAGCTGCCGACGGCCAGTGGTTCAAAATGAATGACGCGAAGGTCACTGCCTGTGACGCTTCTTCTGCCCTGCGACAACGTGCGTATGTCCTCTTCTACGTCCAGGAGACTGAGTTGGAGAGAGGCAGTGCGAGTGTGTCTGTAAGCAGGAAACGGAGGTGCCTCAGGTCGGAGCGGAAAGTCCTGGGATCAACCCAACAGGGGCCTGAGAGTCACTCCAGCATCACAGGTCCTGGGTCGGAATGTCCTGTGCAAGAGAATTCAGTCAAGCGCAGGACCTTAGAGCAGCGGGGACTTCTCCAGGAGCCATCCCGACCCAAGCCAGAGTTCAACCTCAGGGAAGTGGAATGTGCCCTGCCAGCCAGCGTGACTCACCCACCCAGAAACAGGGGTGGTATGGCCAAGCATCGTCCCAGACAGGAAAACGAGCTTCTCAATGGtgcagccagagggaaagcccaGGCtaacaggaggaggaagacagggaagcGGTCTCTGCGTGTAGTCCAGTAATCTCCACGGCACCTTCCGAGGCCATTGGACTGAAGACCCAGGTAAGGGAGCATGGGGACCTGAGGGTTTGACATGGGCAGACGAAAGGAAGAGAGCAGGGGAGGTTTGGAaatgagagggaaggaaaggaatgggGGTGCTGGGTTACaagggggcctggggcctgacctgatgggaggggtggggaggggagagggggcaggacagGGGCACCTGGCCCGGGTAAGGAGCAGGCACCTGGGTAACTACTGAGAAGGTGACTCTCCCGGTTTCCCGAGGTGGATCAAAGGCTAGCACGTGAGCTGTGAGGAGAGCATGGATCCAACTGGGGGGAAACCGGTGCAGAAGACAGGAGGGACCAGAGGGTGAAGAGgctgagaggaaagagggaacagCAGCTAGGCCGGAGACCAGAGGGCCATGGAGGGACTGCCTTGCCCCAGTCGGCAGGCTCCTCGTTTCAAGTTGTGAGGCAGAGGTAGCCTGGACTCACCTGCGTGTGTGTCTGCCTGTGCGGGCGACTTCATCTCTTCATCAGAAAAAGAGCCAACCCTCTCCCAGGAAAGGTCTGTTCAAGGTCTAATAGCCAAAACCACTGAAGTCCTTCCTCAGCAAAGTTACCATAAAAAGAGTGACACAGACCCAAAGTAACGACTGTGATCACAGCAataaacaactgtaatagtgaTGTTTCAGTTAGACTCTACGACATAGTTGGAAATTAAATTTAACCCCCTACGTCAATGACAATGACCCAGTAAGGGGACCCCTGAGGTCCGTGGACTCTGTCCTAGGATTGCTTCATATCCCGCGGTCGGGCGCTTTCTACTTCATTCCCCGGACCGCGGCGCCCTCCAAAGAGGCTCGCCACCCCTCGCCCCCACTGGCGCCCACACAGGTGGGCTTCTGCAGGTCTCCATACTGTGGGCACCTGGGTGGTGGCTGCATTTCATCATTTGCACATATTTGACCTCCCTGTGGCTTTGCATTTACCTTATATATACTCTTGATTGACCTACCCCCAGGTCCAAATCCTGGAACAGGGACCCCGCCCTGCCGGCTCCTCACCTAGCTCCGCGGAACCAGCCCTGATTTCCCACAGCTGCTGGGGACTCCGTCTGGCCACCCCTCCCGCAGAGGCTGCCTGTTGGTGATCATTCCCCCAATGGACTTAACTCACGCCAGGCCACCCTGCGCCTGAACGAGGTGCGATCATCCACTCTCAGGATCAGCCTTTGAGGCGCGGTTAATCGGGTCCTCTCTGAACAATATGTCCCTTTTACTGTAGGAATTAAACAAAGCTGCACCCACTGTGTGGTCTAATTTAGTTATTAATTGTTCATTTGGTTCCTAATTGTTACAGAGGGCATCTGTTAGAAATTGGAATGTCATCAATAATGTTTTCTTGTGAAAATTTTTCTTACCTCTGAATATGTGTAATTACCCTCTGTTTAATGTTTCATATTTCAATGAgggtgttttacatttttttccgaAACAGTCTCCAAAGGCTTTCCTAACGGTCCATGATGAactgatttttttggtttttgtttgtagAGGGTATCGTCAGTAATTATTGTTCATATTATAGCATATGTTACTTAAGACTATGGGTATACAAACTTGCATTAGTTATGTAAGGCTACAATGCAGTGGCTGGGTGTTTTGAAACTCCCACTGTGCGCACCCCACTAACTGTAGGGATCGTGGTCACAGTGCAGTGTTATTGGCTGTGTCAGCGTCGCCTTTCCGCCCATCCTCCTACTGCGTAAATTGTGTTTACTTATTCAAATTGGGCTGTACGTTTAGTTGTAGCTGcacctccctcttcctcagcCATTTCAGAGGGAGACACGGTGCCGCAGGGTATTGGGTTTTGAGTCTGGTAAATTATGAAATCCACAGTGAATGTTTGTATAATGAATGTAATGAAGCAATGACTTCTTATAGGAtgatattttctaaagaaagccATCTTAAGATGGACATATTCTCTTTTTGTTGAATTATCAACTGGGACCCTTTTTGCAGCCCTTGGA is a genomic window containing:
- the LOC128779873 gene encoding ubiquitin carboxyl-terminal hydrolase 17-like protein 6, whose protein sequence is MEAASLDRAEESQLNVSPTLNPAGSNAGAAEARPGRLRSENPSLPPPQIVRALRDALAPTQNGPTWKTPYGVGAGLWNLGNTCYVNAALQCLTHTPPLARYLLSRRHSETCLKPTSCVLCSMQVHVSRALLHPGDAIQPPEELLAGFHTHQQEDAHEYLMFTMDAMQQACLRELGQLAGPSADATLIRQIFGGYWRSQIQCLSCHSVSDTLDPYLDVALDIQGARSVTQALELLVTPEKLDGDNCYQCSVCLKKVPASKTLTLHTVSKVLILALKRFSHFTGRKTEKVVDYPERLDLQPYLSQPNSGPLVYELYAVLVHAGRSCHSGHYFCFVKAADGQWFKMNDAKVTACDASSALRQRAYVLFYVQETELERGSASVSVSRKRRCLRSERKVLGSTQQGPESHSSITGPGSECPVQENSVKRRTLEQRGLLQEPSRPKPEFNLREVECALPASVTHPPRNRGGLLHIPRSGAFYFIPRTAAPSKEARHPSPPLAPTQRLPVGDHSPNGLNSRQATLRLNEVRSSTLRISL